A part of Miscanthus floridulus cultivar M001 chromosome 6, ASM1932011v1, whole genome shotgun sequence genomic DNA contains:
- the LOC136457857 gene encoding putative E3 ubiquitin-protein ligase SINA-like 6: MADDGEEHQNKRPLTASGEGSVSKKAKAPSASPSCLSLVSSVILKKESEAEVAQGGRASLRARGVVAEQANPPMELPRINVSLQPQLLHCAVTDCYRPLKPPVFKCVAGHRLCNNCRGDGRAGHCRKCGRDTTFVHCGPDLDVYIGGFMVPCPFQDYGCDSSVAYHESDAHRDACAYAPCRCALCPFKASPPVLRDHLAADHAWRVHAVPSYGKLLHLRAAVSEPLHRLLVVEGDERRLFVLSVRARGKDIWAVSLACVRASSKAGPRYTYTLWAAAAAPPGMPANKGRWLGMETDVPSCAVPGAGGVAMDERMALCVLPAMLVGPLKEIHLRVRIDVVEP, encoded by the exons ATGGCCGACGACGGCGAGGAGCATCAAAATAAGCGCCCGCTGACGGCGAGCGGCGAGGGCAGCGTCAGCAAGAAGGCCAAGGCGCCGTCCGCGTCACCTAGCTGCCTCTCCCTGGTCTCCAGTGTCATATTGAAGAAGGAATCGGAGGCAGAGGTTGCCCAAGGCGGAAGAGCGTCACTGCGCGCAAGAGGTGTGGTGGCGGAGCAGGCCAATCCACCCATGGAGCTGCCGCGGATCAACGTCAGCTTGCAACCGCAGCTGCTTCACTGCGCCGTCACCGATTGCTACCGTCCCCTCAAGCCCCCGGTTTTCAAG TGCGTCGCCGGGCACCGCCTGTGCAACAACTGCCGCGGCGACGGCCGTGCGGGCCACTGCCGCAAGTGCGGCCGCGACACCACCTTCGTGCACTGCGGCCCGGACCTGGACGTCTACATCGGCGGCTTCATGGTGCCGTGCCCCTTCCAGGACTACGGCTGCGACAGCTCCGTCGCCTATCACGAGAGCGACGCGCACCGGGACGCGTGCGCGTACGCGCCCTGCCGCTGCGCGCTGTGCCCCTTCAAGGCCTCCCCGCCCGTGCTCCGCGACCACCTCGCCGCCGACCACGCCTGGCGCGTGCACGCGGTCCCGTCCTACGGGaagctcctccacctccgcgccgcCGTGTCCGAGCCGCTGCACCGCCTCCTGGTCGTGGAGGGCGACGAGCGGCGCCTCTTCGTGCTGTCCGTGCGCGCGCGCGGCAAGGACATCTGGGCCGTCTCGCTGGCGTGCGTCAGGGCCAGCTCCAAGGCGGGGCCGCGGTACACGTACACGCTCTGGGCTGCAGCGGCGGCGCCGCCGGGCATGCCCGCCAACAAGGGGCGCTGGCTGGGGATGGAGACGGACGTGCCGAGCTGCGCGGTGCCCGGCGCCGGCGGGGTCGCCATGGATGAGAGGATGGCGCTGTGCGTGCTGCCGGCGATGCTGGTCGGGCCGCTGAAGGAGATTCATCTTAGAGTCCGCATCGACGTGGTCGAGCCATAG